A segment of the Necator americanus strain Aroian chromosome IV, whole genome shotgun sequence genome:
GCTTAGGACGGCAGTGCTGGTTCGAAATATCGCCTGACCATTGCGTTACTCCCATACCTGTTCATAAACCGTTaagattctgagttgaagtgaagtgTGAACTCATTGGtgaattatagaaaaaaaactgatgaaagTTAAACACTAAGTTTTATCATATGTCGGAACGAAAATTTGGAACGAAAAATGCGGAGTCTACGTGCGATCCTGTGCTGAGGTTGTGTAAGATTTGACAAAGAAAGCttccaaattcttttttcttattaaaatTTCCTGCATACAGCTACAGTGTCATTTCACATACTAACGGGGCAGAAACACCAGAACTCTGTAAATTCAATGAAGTCTTAGCTTTAATTGACAAAAGGTAAAATGCTTGCAAAAGCGCTTGCGTGCAAAATGCAAAGATGCTTGAGGTCCTGCTATCCTCATCGAGGAAAACTGAATGACAAATACGACTCCAACTTTTTGTGGTAGTTCATCTAGATATCAGTACCGATAGAGAGAACATTCGTCCAAAATTGTCGGagcacttcactttttttcaaatcgaatTCCGATTGAGATTGATATTTATCACTCCTGTAAAGGCATTAAGCGAGCTCAGCATATCGCTGGGTTTGGCGAGACTAAAAAAATCTGTCTTTACTGCCTCACCACATTTACCAATCCAGATCATTCCAAACTGAAGGAATCATGGGTGCCATCTAAGCGTCATTTTCAGCCAAACTTTTGAGTTGAAATTaccaagagaagaaaatgattacttaaaaaaacaacgtaaACGCTGTTAacgaaaggtaaaaaaaactgtttgaaTCACCTAAAACGTTCTCCCAAAATAAAATGTGTTCGTAAAACATTTCAGCTGAACACCACAAATCTCGACTCGTTGAAAAGACCCGAAATTGTTCGAACTCTTACTATTCGATGCCCACatttctccaagaaaaaaagtactccAGCAGCTGGTTTATTCAGGGTGAGTTCGTGCTCATATTCGTATTCCTTTTGTATACGTAAGATTCGTTTAAACCCGTAACACCTCTCAATGCGTTAAGGGTTTGCAAAACCTAGACAGACTCGAGATTGACCGCTGCATTCTGTCCAGCCTACCCGGAGCATTATTCTCGGTTAGTTTCTATTCCATGCTCTGTACTTTGAGTTTGCAAAGATTTCTTAACAACGACGCGAAGCTATTGACTTTGCCTTTTTCATCGCTACAAGGGCCAATTCGCGTGCTATAGCCGTATTATCGCGCGTGCGTTTTCCATGAAGCGTCTTGATTGCATCCAGCGGACATTCAAACCatctacaacaacaacactcTACATCAGGCCTCCAATCAGAGGACAAGGACAAACTTTGGAAGAAAGAGGAGGAAccagaaaaattcttccagtGAAATTCTTGAAGCAAGTAACTTCTAAGCTATTTAGGGATTGCACAAACTCTACTCACTTATCATCAAAAACGCCCGATTACCCACGATTCCAAACGATTTGTTCGCACATACGCCAAACTTGATGACACTGGATATGTCAGGGAATGAACTGCGCATCGAACCGTACTCGCTGAAGTCGCTGAGGTCAGTGTTCGAATTACAGTAATGCGTTTATTGTGCGCTAAAGTGGTGATAGTCATGTAATAATCATATTCtcgaggagaaaaacaaaaaactcatGGGCGGGTATCTACGGTATTTACTGTAtggtcgatagttcgaaaccgctccaaAGCACTTCGTCTCTCCgtggtcaataaattggtggcaggacttgatacatcggcccCCCCAGACAAGTCACTCTCTAAGCTACACACGCACACATTCagaaacctcgaacgattctgaattgaagtcgaacgcgttgcGCATCCCTGGTGGATTGGTTTCAGGCAACTTGTACCTTTTCTTTACGTTTTAGAAGAAACTATCTCGTTAGCAGTGAACGACTTCCCAAGGGGATTTCTTTAACTATATTCGCTTACGAATATAAATCAACCAAGAAACAGAAAAGCAACATATCTATAAAGACGCATCGCGAGTTATCCCACACGTAACGTATGCTTATTATATCACCTTCTATGACCTATACACAGCCCCATTAAAGCATCGAAAATCAGTGTAGAGGCGAGCTCAGCGAGTATTCCCTCCCAACAGTGCTTCAGGCCATCATGGATGACCCTGTTATGTGACATATCAATGAAGCTTATTGTCTATGAAAATGCTGCATTATTTTTAAGGTGTTTTGACGGTTGTCTGAACATCATACCTAACTCAAAATAGACCAGACATGTCATATGTAAACAGGTGCAGATTTCCATGGAACTTTGCACATGTCTGTGAATGCAGGCTTCCCCCAATAATTTCATGGATGCACGCTCGTTTGTCATTTGAATGTTTTGTGACCATCGAGAGAAGGCAAAGTGACGAGAAATAACAGTGCAGAATTCTCATGAATATGGAGAACGTCCGATTAGAAAGAGAACCCTAACAATTCCTCTTTTTATCAGGGATTGGAGATTTTGCTGCAAGCTCCTGATCTCATCAGGGCgagtgtagtgcagtcggaaagaggttccgttgtctGCTCGATCGACcagaagttcgaatccgcttaaagcaaaccaaacctttcatccttgTGAGGTAGACAAATTGGAACTAGtgttgtccgggaggataaaaacaccgacttgactcATCGGGTGGCCccgactgattaacgccagacactctatcctttatccttagcTCTTTTCGCGGAATCCtgattagttttttcttcatttttcttgttacGAGAGcgctttcatttccttctctcCTGTAAAATAGAGTAAATCGCACAATCATTGTATGTTACTCATCTAAGATTGGCACAATAAGTAACATTTCTTCCAAGCGGAGTGGTGAATTAGTTTCCTGCCAACCATTCTTAAATTGCTGTAATCACGCGGAAACATACCAGCCACTTTTATGGGGAATGAGTGTTTAGTATTTGTGGAGCAATTAATCTCAGATGAAATCCCAGCATATAAAAGCTCGCAGACTAGTGTTTCGTTTCAGCATAGGAGTTTGTTGTTGCCTACTCCCTCTAATCTTCTATCCCCGTCGTAGGAGaggacttcgaatcccgttcCTTACTTATGTGAGGCGGGATACTCTTAGCATCACTGTTTCAATTGTGCGTTCAATGACACAcaatgctttttctttctacttgcTTTTCAAGTGCAGAGGCTTCTGAAGCACAAGTGAAAGTAAGAAGTACAGAGATGTTAAAGAAGATTGGGCTGTTCTTGGTCATGTTCTTGACATCCTAAATGCTCTTATATACTCCAAAAGCTGGTCGTTTCCTCATGTCCAGCTCGGAGGTGAATTggttcttcatgttcatttctcgACCGCGATAAACGCAgatggtgcattcggatatgttcctTCAGTTGAGTGTGAATGGAGTCTCAAAGACCCATCTGTTTCTCAtgatcgtcttttgcagattcagctgaaaacCAGTGCATCCATGCGTCCGGTCGAATTGGACCAGCATTCTTTCCGCCTTGttgatgctagatgttatcagaacgatgtcattaGCAGAGCGCAGACGGTGTAGCTGTTGActatcaaccttcactccatGTCGTCCTCTTCCAACTTTCGCGTCGCGATCTCGAGAGGGATcataataattgtaattgaAATTGtctcaccctgtcggacctcctcttcacgtcgaagatgatatttttgtagaatggcaaaattctggtcgtgaagttactgcacAACTCTTGAAGTACCCTTATGTACCAAATAGGAACGCTTTAGTTGTCCCacgcttccatgaccgcttccgtctcaactgagtcaaagaaCTTCCTTATGTCGATAatcatcttgtactctcgcgatactttGAAAGAGCGTGAATATGGTCAATCGTGGCTCGCATGGCTTTCCTTCATCTAACAGTTCTTCAATCCTgctaaggatcactcttgtaaagagttcGTAAATGACGGATAATAAGCaaattgggcgatagttgcttatgtcatgtggatctcctttcTTATACACGGGGTCGTTGGACTTCCACGGTTTAGGCACCTTTCGTAGTGCAAGGTAACGTGTGAAAAGTCTCGCCAGAGTCTTGTCAAGTACTGACGAAATGTTTTTCAGAAGTTCTTGTCTTATTCTGTGGGGCCGAAAGTCGTGCGATTTCCTatcgacatgatagcatgtcgttcTCCACATGGGAAAACCTCTAGAATAGCATTTCTTTCTTACTTCAattggtgaggaggcaagctGACATGACTCTGAGAAATCAGAGTAGACGTGGTTGACGGTTTTCTCCATTCCCTTTTTCTATGCAATGGCTCTTCCCTTGAGTTCCAGAGAGCAGTCATCTTCTTCTTGCGATTGCCGAACTCTCGACGGGTACagcgaatgtttttttccaacctttgcagcttcagccacacggctcttctctcttcaagGTTTTCCTTGATCTCGGCTAGTGAAATATCAGCTCTAGAGTTTCCGGAGAAAAGCGTCTCTCGGTGGTGTAAAAACTTCAACCCTTCCTCAtgcagtcatgaaggtgttcaacgagccgatcGTATTCTtagtcgatgttgtccattgcggaatcttcccaaaagccagctagcgtagcgaagagatcctagttaatgatagttctgggacttcgctctctgaacttggcggctttctcttctcttcgtgcgaaggaaaatcttcctcggtgGAGGCGATAGTCCGATCCCgcatagaactttggtacaacagcgacctccgtcaggcagaacttTTTGCTGACGATTATGTGATCAATCTCATCGTGTGTCTATGTTGTACCTTTGGGTGACTCCAcatccagcgtagagaggagagcttctggaattgcgagttcccatgagcagccttagtcgtcatgatgaattCGGAGATCCTTCCCCTCTGTTCATTCTATTGATGCCGTAGGCCCCCAAGTTCTAGGGTCCTGATGTttctcaggcgttcttctcggggtttctttttttggcgttgaagtcaccaacaaccacaacaacgaccttgtagaaggtattatcttctcttcagaatttccctgggtccatatagaaagacttgactctttcttctttgtagcttgatgttggagcgtaagtcGTAAGTTACTTGAAAGAGTCGATgctctttgccatactcgtgctgacgaggacaccaactaCATCAATTCCGCTGCTGTCGCGTGTAAGAGCGGTTCTTCCCCAGTTCCATACACTGAGGGGGTGACATCGTCTCATCTCGAACATTTCGATGACGTCGTAGTTGatcttcctggcttgcatcatcagatcttcgatgaccgcttccgatgcaagcgtacgtgcgttataagtacagatcgccgtccaagtccttttccgttttggtaggtTAGATGACTCCTAAAACCCCacccttcctggcgctaccgtactaggctttcctccggagtcAGAACCCTCTTTCTAATTGTTGTGgcatatttaaaatttcagaACCCACGAGCAGGTTTCGCATTGTGGGAGGACGTTGCATCCTCCCAGATTAGACATATTGGggttatttgttggaggtgacTCCAAACCGACTCCCCACCCTGCACTTCTCATTCAGCTGATTGCAGTCTTTTGGACGTGCGGGATAGAAGAATGTCACGAGTCAGTCCGGCCACAACAGAGACAAGGGGTCCATCGTCTGAATCCACCTGCATCTCAGGGCCTGAGAACGCACCACGAAGCCTCTAGAGAAGCTTAATAGCTGCATGTTTTTAGATTAAGTGGAAAGAAATACAGTAGTAAGTGGGTAGCATCCAGCCGTGACAGTGCCATTGAATACAATCAAGCCCTTATCGAAAAATAACACTCATTAGCTTCTAAAAGCATTTACTAAAGtagcaaaattttgcaaattttgccTTCACTTCCTATCTTACCTCTTTCGTTATGTAGCAGAAAGTACCATTTTCAcaagcaaagttttttttactaactagatgaaagatttctaATAGGGTTCCATGTTTAAACAAATAGAACATCCCTCTTTCACTTTCACAAAATctttttcagttaaaaaaaatcacacatgTAGTAGAATGAATCAAAGTGATGTGAAGCACGGGGAAGTTGCGTAGCGTGCTGCTTTTGAAGCAGCGCAGTGGAGTTGCGGTCGGAGTGGGACCATTGCAAACAGCAGCGGTAAGTGGTGCTACCAAGAGTCCCTACTACCAAGAGACAAAGTGATTCTAACACCGCTGTGCTCCTCCGCGCGGCTTCCAGAGCatccgctcacgcaactgcactgaacTTCATGTGGTTTTTACTCGACTATACATGCATCCCTCACATACAAACAACTGAAACGTCCTCGAATTCCCATGCATGTGCTGAGAGAAAGTGTTCCCCCTTCCAAAAAATGTTGATCGGGAGGACTCCCAATTCTTTTTCACTCTCACCAAATCGCCCCAAAAACCACAAATAGTGCATGCATTACATGAGTCACGTCAAGAGTACACTAAAACAGCAAACCACATTCGCTCTCTTACAGTAATTTGATTCACTTGGATTTGAGCAATAATTCGATCAACTTTCTCGCCAACACGCTGATTTCGTTAACGAAGTTAAATGTACTGACAATGGATCACAATAAACTCACGAACGTCGATTTTCGCAGGTACTCCCGCTAGCTCAGACTGACTTCATTGGATAAAATAATATCAGCACTCTAACTTTCTAGACTACCGGAAGAACTATCGGACTTGTCGCTTCGCCATAATTTTATAACAACCCTCCATTATGCGCCTCCAAGCGTCAggtgagtgatttttttgtggCAACACAAACGCAAACACACACGAATTGCAGCCTTAAAAAATAACGGTATTGAACTGGCAACTCGACAGTTATCGATTTCTCAGAAATCTTCGCCGAATCGATCTGTCAGGAAATATGCTAGAGTTCATTTCCGGAAGTGGCTCCGTGAATATGCTTCCAGCTGGCTTGAAACAAGCTGATCTTTCCAACAACCGTATTAGTTTCGTTCAAGATGGTGCCCTATCGCTTATGGAGAAGTTGGCTCTTCTAGATTTGAAGTACGTTGGATCATTATTTGAAAGtcgtcatttttttatttccataatAATTACTCAGTTTCTGACAATAACTAAGCGATGATATTGTTAAATAGCCTCCACCTAGGGTCTTCCTGCGTTCATGCGCAGTAGCATTCCAAGTGCCACAAATGTGTGCGTATAGTCGTACATACTTGCCCGACTGCGTTACTGTAATGCTTCCACAACAGTTCACACATCCTCTCAGTCCCCACTCTCCACCTCTGTCTCAATCGAAACCATATCGCAGTTGTCCAGGCATAGGAGTTACTACCGAAAGGGGACCCTCGCTAACAGCACTTACCGCTGGAgatagcgatggtcccacctagaTCTCAAccgcttcaccgcgccgcttcgatcgGACCTCTTTACGCACACAACTGCAATCATGTATCATATATCGTgtatcatgtcg
Coding sequences within it:
- a CDS encoding hypothetical protein (NECATOR_CHRIV.G15087.T1) is translated as MRTLTGVRSQCILSASGTRLIYSRSRTGQFLRLLVISEKKKMISVEMKASVNSALKFGYEKKSWFNAAWADSSGIPTSSIKTAVGILIRRISALFACKYDDGKGGLRGARALIAAICSFAISHGSASRTLSSEIHTQRGRPGFDWTVLFRFSEKCHGFSNEIENGIKSWMNEEKRRREIDLNTTNLDSLKRPEIVRTLTIRCPHFSKKKSTPAAGLFRGLHKLYSLIIKNARLPTIPNDLFAHTPNLMTLDMSGNELRIEPYSLKSLRLPEELSDLSLRHNFITTLHYAPPSVRNLRRIDLSGNMLEFISGSGSVNMLPAGLKQADLSNNRISFVQDGALSLMEKLALLDLKVFLRSCAVAFQVPQMCAYSRTYLPDCVTVMLPQQFTHPLSPHSPPLSQSKPYRSCPGIGVTTERGPSLTALTAGDSDGPT